One window from the genome of Kaistella carnis encodes:
- a CDS encoding ABC transporter permease: protein MKQIKYLLKREFRLFLTNKTLISVFFLAPVFYALLIGFTYQSGKVENIPVIVVNHDNTPLSDQLLEMLQDSKSIKVLSYINEPANLKDETIKTEAAAVIIIPERFEAMMLQKKYPEVNVYVNTSNVLTANFATKAIQQTLGTFSAGAEIKALQKKGMNADLAKTQFEPFKANYITLFNTTSNYLIFMWPAMMAVVLQQVILLAMAVSFSEEFKRESFIKDFAGKEKYAVAVMAIKCLPIWVFANFNILFFYLCSLYFKIPVPDNVWNFFLITAVFVVAATNLGVLVSIVIPDALKATQYLMVIASPAFIISGFTWPTYAMPEFIKNFTAIIPLTPYLEALKIMVVQNGSAILTKKYLVHLLILGWVYFIIGWIALKIKIHFLFKKYNISENYEEEIPSKENPNLIIDDENFLN, encoded by the coding sequence ATGAAACAGATCAAATATTTATTAAAAAGGGAATTCCGCCTGTTCTTAACGAACAAAACCTTGATTTCGGTTTTCTTTTTAGCGCCGGTTTTCTATGCGTTATTGATTGGATTTACTTACCAATCCGGGAAAGTAGAAAACATTCCCGTGATCGTGGTGAATCATGACAACACGCCTTTATCCGATCAACTTTTGGAAATGCTTCAGGACAGCAAATCGATAAAAGTGCTGAGTTACATCAACGAACCGGCTAACCTGAAAGACGAGACCATAAAAACGGAAGCAGCCGCTGTGATCATCATTCCGGAACGATTCGAAGCCATGATGCTGCAGAAAAAATATCCGGAAGTGAATGTTTATGTAAACACTTCAAACGTTTTGACAGCGAATTTCGCCACGAAAGCCATTCAACAAACTCTAGGAACTTTTTCCGCCGGAGCAGAAATAAAAGCCCTGCAAAAAAAAGGAATGAATGCCGATTTGGCGAAAACCCAGTTCGAACCTTTCAAAGCGAATTATATTACGCTCTTCAACACGACCAGCAATTACTTGATTTTTATGTGGCCTGCAATGATGGCGGTCGTTTTACAACAGGTAATTTTACTAGCGATGGCCGTTTCATTTTCCGAAGAATTTAAAAGAGAATCCTTCATCAAAGATTTCGCCGGTAAGGAAAAATATGCGGTTGCCGTGATGGCGATAAAATGTCTGCCAATCTGGGTTTTTGCGAATTTCAACATTCTTTTCTTCTATCTGTGCAGTCTATATTTCAAAATTCCCGTCCCGGATAATGTCTGGAATTTCTTCCTAATTACTGCAGTTTTTGTCGTCGCGGCAACGAATCTCGGAGTTTTGGTAAGTATCGTAATTCCGGATGCATTGAAAGCAACTCAGTATTTAATGGTGATCGCGTCACCTGCATTTATCATTAGTGGATTTACTTGGCCGACTTACGCCATGCCGGAATTTATCAAAAATTTTACGGCAATTATTCCTTTAACGCCTTATTTAGAAGCGCTGAAGATCATGGTTGTTCAAAACGGATCTGCAATTTTAACTAAAAAATATCTGGTTCACTTGCTGATTTTAGGTTGGGTTTATTTCATTATCGGCTGGATCGCTTTGAAAATTAAAATCCATTTTCTATTTAAAAAATACAATATTTCAGAAAATTACGAGGAGGAAATTCCTAGCAAAGAAAATCCGAACTTAATCATCGACGATGAAAATTTTCTGAATTAA
- a CDS encoding DUF1569 domain-containing protein: protein MQDIFNAKEAQNYIDRINKLSPETKGKWGTMSVDQMLAHCNVTYEMVYEPQKHKAPGGIAKFILKNFVKSKVVGEKSYSQNSPTAPQFKINGDQDFDLEKKRLIGFIQKTQQLGRDAFDGKESFSFGKLKAQEWNNMFAKHLNHHLEQFGV from the coding sequence ATGCAAGACATCTTCAACGCGAAAGAAGCGCAGAACTATATCGACAGAATCAACAAACTTTCACCCGAAACAAAAGGGAAGTGGGGAACAATGAGCGTGGACCAAATGCTGGCTCACTGCAACGTCACTTATGAAATGGTTTATGAACCGCAAAAACATAAAGCACCAGGCGGAATTGCGAAGTTTATTTTAAAGAATTTCGTAAAATCAAAAGTAGTGGGAGAAAAATCCTATTCGCAAAATTCGCCAACGGCGCCACAGTTTAAAATAAATGGAGATCAGGATTTTGATTTAGAAAAAAAACGATTAATCGGCTTCATTCAAAAAACACAACAGTTAGGCAGAGACGCATTTGACGGAAAAGAATCGTTCTCTTTCGGAAAACTAAAAGCCCAGGAATGGAACAATATGTTCGCGAAACATTTGAATCATCATCTGGAACAATTTGGAGTTTAG
- a CDS encoding DUF1398 domain-containing protein: MKFTLEQITEAQRKSTNFPLFIQNLRILGVADFVTSVSGGYTDYFDMDKESINSEPTHDFLVAEKADRAKFLKCLKLHQSGATDFTEFCKDCAENGIDCWIVDLQKMTCTYYDKTGQEILVEKIPSASY; the protein is encoded by the coding sequence ATGAAGTTTACTTTAGAACAAATCACCGAAGCCCAAAGAAAGAGTACAAATTTTCCGCTCTTCATTCAAAATTTGAGGATTTTGGGAGTTGCCGATTTTGTTACTTCTGTGAGCGGTGGCTACACCGATTATTTCGATATGGATAAGGAAAGCATAAATTCAGAACCGACACACGATTTCCTCGTTGCTGAAAAAGCGGATAGAGCAAAATTTTTGAAATGTTTAAAATTGCATCAATCGGGAGCAACTGATTTTACGGAATTTTGTAAAGATTGTGCAGAAAACGGAATTGACTGCTGGATTGTAGATCTCCAAAAAATGACCTGCACCTATTATGATAAAACCGGTCAGGAAATATTGGTTGAGAAAATTCCTTCCGCATCATATTAA
- a CDS encoding HlyD family secretion protein, with protein sequence MKNTVLTSLALASVLALSGCKESKPEREIVGKTKKEIVSFAPKLTGRILTIKVEEGQTVKVGDTLAILDVPEVSAKIAQAQGATSAARAQVQMAKNGATNDQLRQLKAKQKGLQEQFQYAQKSFNRAKNMYADSLLSPQNYDEYFAKYQGAKAQLDAVNAELHDVQSGTRYEKIEMAQGQANQAAGALQEANIANSEKYIIATNDMEIETIALNKGELATAGYPLFTGYIPETSYFRFTIPESKISKYQKGMTVKMLVNYNKKEFTGKIVAIKQLAKYADITTAFPDYEPEEAIYEIKVVPENQKAAKDILMNSNVTLK encoded by the coding sequence ATGAAAAATACTGTATTAACTTCTTTGGCTTTAGCAAGTGTACTCGCACTTTCGGGCTGTAAAGAATCAAAACCTGAAAGAGAAATTGTGGGCAAAACGAAAAAGGAAATTGTTTCCTTCGCTCCAAAATTAACCGGAAGAATTCTCACCATTAAAGTAGAAGAAGGACAAACCGTGAAAGTGGGAGATACGCTTGCAATTTTAGATGTTCCGGAAGTTTCCGCGAAAATTGCGCAGGCACAAGGCGCAACTTCTGCAGCCAGAGCACAAGTTCAAATGGCGAAAAATGGCGCAACCAACGATCAACTTCGTCAGTTAAAAGCAAAACAAAAAGGTTTACAAGAGCAGTTTCAATATGCGCAAAAATCTTTCAACCGCGCGAAAAACATGTATGCTGACAGTTTGCTTTCGCCCCAAAATTACGATGAATATTTTGCGAAATATCAAGGTGCGAAAGCGCAGTTAGATGCGGTGAATGCTGAACTTCATGATGTACAGTCCGGAACACGCTACGAAAAAATAGAAATGGCGCAAGGACAAGCCAATCAAGCAGCCGGTGCTTTGCAGGAAGCAAACATTGCGAATTCTGAAAAATACATCATCGCTACCAATGACATGGAAATTGAAACCATCGCGTTGAATAAAGGAGAATTGGCAACTGCAGGTTATCCACTTTTCACAGGTTACATTCCGGAAACTTCTTATTTCAGATTTACGATTCCCGAAAGTAAAATTTCGAAATATCAAAAAGGAATGACCGTCAAAATGTTGGTAAACTATAACAAAAAAGAATTTACCGGAAAAATTGTCGCCATCAAACAATTGGCAAAATATGCAGATATCACGACCGCTTTCCCTGATTACGAACCGGAAGAAGCGATTTACGAAATTAAAGTAGTGCCGGAAAATCAGAAGGCAGCAAAAGATATTTTGATGAATTCTAACGTGACTTTAAAGTAA
- a CDS encoding VOC family protein, translating to MATVNPYLMFDGNCKEAFDFYKNAFGKEFADINFFGDMPAQEGTPPMSDAQKAMVMHVRLEISAETTLYGSDIFPGTPGFKSGDNYSVSINADSREEATDLFNKLSEGGTVTMPLADTFWGAYFGMWKDKFGIDWLINYDDPAKVHPH from the coding sequence ATGGCAACTGTTAATCCTTATTTGATGTTCGATGGAAACTGCAAAGAAGCATTTGATTTTTATAAAAATGCTTTTGGGAAAGAGTTTGCAGATATAAATTTTTTCGGCGATATGCCGGCACAAGAGGGAACACCACCTATGTCTGACGCTCAGAAAGCAATGGTGATGCATGTTAGATTAGAAATCTCCGCAGAAACCACATTGTATGGCAGCGATATTTTTCCTGGAACTCCAGGTTTTAAATCCGGTGACAATTACTCGGTTTCTATCAATGCAGATTCCCGCGAGGAAGCCACCGATTTGTTTAACAAATTATCCGAGGGTGGAACCGTCACAATGCCTTTAGCAGATACCTTTTGGGGCGCTTATTTCGGAATGTGGAAAGATAAATTCGGGATCGACTGGCTGATAAATTATGATGATCCTGCGAAAGTTCATCCTCATTAA
- a CDS encoding response regulator transcription factor, with protein sequence MNKSIKFLLGDDHNIVRQGLQLIIGDVVENSEIIHASSLEKILSQIKSTSFDIAILDAQFPDGNSLSIIAEIKRLQPNIKILIFTSFEEENYAIKFINEGADGFLNKLSEENEIQNALQEMIEKGSSFPPFTKKMLQLSDEHIALLNPLNQLTERELEIALLYAKGFGNLEIANYLSLRQNTVSTFKKRIFDKLKVESFVDLIDLVRTHHDL encoded by the coding sequence ATGAATAAATCGATAAAATTTTTACTGGGTGATGATCATAATATTGTGCGTCAAGGCCTGCAGCTGATTATTGGAGATGTTGTAGAAAATTCGGAAATTATTCATGCTTCAAGTTTGGAGAAAATTTTAAGTCAAATAAAGTCGACTTCTTTTGATATTGCAATTTTGGATGCACAGTTTCCCGATGGAAATTCGCTTTCAATTATCGCGGAAATAAAGCGTCTGCAACCCAATATCAAGATTTTAATTTTCACAAGTTTTGAAGAAGAAAATTACGCTATAAAATTCATCAATGAAGGTGCTGATGGATTTTTGAATAAGTTGAGTGAAGAAAATGAAATTCAAAATGCCCTTCAGGAAATGATTGAAAAGGGAAGTTCGTTTCCGCCCTTTACCAAAAAAATGTTACAGTTGTCCGATGAACATATCGCACTCTTAAATCCCTTAAATCAACTGACAGAAAGAGAGTTGGAAATTGCATTATTATACGCGAAAGGCTTCGGAAATCTTGAAATAGCTAACTATTTATCGCTTCGGCAAAATACCGTAAGTACCTTTAAAAAAAGAATTTTCGACAAACTTAAAGTCGAGAGTTTCGTTGATTTAATTGACCTAGTAAGGACACATCATGATCTGTAA
- a CDS encoding Crp/Fnr family transcriptional regulator, with translation MLSEIEDSTKSNAFASAILVHIEKFTLRNLRLNVFYSGSNSLNTISFIFFSLFLWKLQRVKLLDQISKYIQLDPITEEFFHTETQTKTFAKGELLSHQNTYNRNVYYMEEGLARTYYFEKGKDITTNFYSEGKSFGSIDTIFANVPTIYNIETLEESTITFCDYKKLEELFSVSLTSANFSRFLLGNLMTQMSKRVNSLQHMTAKEKYAQLLEENPNIILRAPLGMIASYLGISQETLSRIRSEI, from the coding sequence TTGCTGAGTGAAATCGAAGATTCGACGAAGTCAAACGCCTTTGCGTCCGCAATTTTGGTGCATATAGAAAAATTCACTTTGCGCAATTTGCGTTTAAATGTATTTTATTCTGGCAGCAATTCTCTAAACACCATCAGTTTCATATTCTTTTCATTATTTTTGTGGAAACTACAACGCGTGAAACTTTTAGACCAAATTTCGAAATACATCCAATTAGATCCAATTACGGAAGAGTTTTTCCACACAGAAACCCAAACCAAAACTTTCGCAAAAGGCGAATTATTAAGCCATCAAAACACCTATAACCGAAATGTATATTACATGGAAGAAGGTTTAGCGCGAACCTATTATTTCGAAAAAGGAAAAGACATTACGACCAATTTTTATTCAGAAGGAAAATCCTTCGGCAGTATTGATACCATTTTCGCAAATGTTCCCACCATTTATAATATCGAAACTTTAGAAGAAAGCACCATCACTTTTTGTGATTATAAAAAACTTGAAGAATTGTTTTCTGTTTCATTGACCTCCGCAAATTTCAGTCGGTTTCTTTTAGGGAATTTAATGACGCAAATGTCAAAACGGGTTAATTCTTTACAACATATGACCGCGAAAGAAAAATACGCCCAACTTTTAGAAGAAAATCCAAATATTATTCTGCGTGCTCCTCTTGGAATGATCGCATCTTATCTTGGGATTTCACAGGAAACATTAAGCAGAATCAGAAGTGAAATTTAA
- a CDS encoding sensor histidine kinase: protein MIYKTKYRQLIHYSLITCALCIQLIICIFIYNEYFNGKKVEVIEHKIQETYVLKNLMEESRKNLLSAQDNLQKYVFNNDKKYLESYFKSLRNLNKNLDSISAYKNINPTLKIFIDARKSELSKLPDLEKSINSVYKEFKKPAPAKVPFKIKDFEVKSIPRKTDTKIEYHLDSVAKKNFLGRLKSAVKNDVDVQRELTIISTKYGDSVNSDQIKTDIDSTINAVNKHYDNEIRKYESSIQNSEKRNDNLYKIYDQLILYSNNWMGIYNIAVNDFSKNLEKELYEQNSINNKIRRYSVLGLMILMFFVLIVVVYYNRQSYLYENKLKLAYEEINKNLNFKNKILGMLSHEIRSPLKIINIFIDRISKKTSDENIEDYLKTIKFTNNSLLIQANQILEYTKNQEKKVELKPIAFNLRNEIKSILRAFEPYIESKNNVFEVKNEIAAEAVVLADNIKIHQVFTNILGNANKFTENGTIRLTMLTHHVNDKTLKLNVSVSDTGSGISKSDIKNIFEPYFQGVVSNEIDNLGAGLGLNLCKEIIDLFRGTISAQSTLGQGTTVSFAINLDIVQ, encoded by the coding sequence ATGATTTACAAAACCAAATACAGACAACTTATTCATTATTCCTTGATCACGTGCGCTTTGTGTATTCAGTTGATCATCTGCATTTTTATTTATAACGAATATTTTAACGGAAAGAAGGTAGAAGTCATTGAACATAAAATTCAGGAAACTTATGTTCTGAAGAATTTAATGGAAGAATCCCGGAAAAATCTGTTGAGTGCGCAGGATAATTTACAGAAATATGTTTTTAATAATGATAAAAAATATTTAGAGTCTTATTTTAAATCATTACGAAATTTAAATAAAAATCTGGACAGCATCAGTGCGTATAAAAATATCAATCCTACCTTAAAAATTTTCATTGATGCCAGGAAATCTGAACTTTCAAAGCTTCCGGATTTAGAAAAATCGATCAATTCTGTTTATAAAGAATTTAAGAAACCTGCGCCTGCAAAAGTTCCTTTTAAAATTAAAGATTTTGAGGTAAAAAGTATTCCCAGAAAGACCGATACCAAAATTGAATATCACTTGGACAGTGTGGCGAAAAAGAATTTTCTTGGAAGACTGAAATCTGCCGTAAAAAATGATGTCGACGTACAGAGAGAACTAACCATTATTTCTACCAAATATGGAGATTCTGTGAATTCCGACCAGATAAAAACGGATATTGACAGTACGATAAATGCGGTAAATAAGCATTATGATAATGAAATTCGGAAATATGAATCCAGCATTCAAAATTCTGAAAAAAGGAACGATAACCTATATAAAATTTATGATCAACTGATATTGTACAGTAATAATTGGATGGGGATTTACAATATCGCGGTCAACGATTTTAGTAAAAATTTGGAAAAAGAGCTTTACGAACAAAACTCGATCAATAACAAAATACGAAGATACTCGGTTTTAGGATTAATGATTTTAATGTTCTTTGTTCTGATCGTTGTGGTTTACTATAATCGACAATCGTATCTCTACGAGAATAAACTGAAGCTGGCTTATGAAGAAATTAATAAGAACCTGAATTTTAAAAATAAAATTTTAGGAATGTTGAGTCATGAAATTCGTTCTCCTTTAAAGATCATCAATATTTTTATAGATCGGATCAGTAAGAAAACCAGTGATGAAAACATTGAAGATTATTTGAAAACTATAAAATTTACGAATAATTCTTTACTTATTCAGGCCAATCAAATTTTGGAATATACCAAGAATCAGGAAAAGAAAGTAGAATTGAAGCCCATTGCGTTCAATCTTCGAAATGAAATTAAATCCATATTACGGGCATTTGAACCCTATATTGAATCAAAGAATAATGTTTTTGAAGTAAAGAATGAAATTGCTGCTGAAGCTGTAGTTCTTGCAGATAATATTAAAATTCATCAGGTTTTTACGAATATTTTGGGGAATGCAAATAAGTTTACAGAGAACGGTACCATTCGGCTTACCATGCTGACTCATCATGTAAATGACAAAACTTTAAAATTAAATGTTTCCGTTTCCGATACGGGATCTGGAATTTCGAAATCTGATATTAAGAATATTTTTGAACCATATTTTCAGGGCGTTGTTTCTAATGAAATTGATAATCTTGGTGCAGGTTTGGGCTTGAATTTATGTAAAGAAATCATCGATCTCTTCCGCGGAACTATTTCTGCACAAAGTACTTTGGGACAGGGAACAACCGTATCTTTCGCCATTAATTTAGATATTGTACAATGA
- a CDS encoding alpha/beta fold hydrolase produces MKINKIVYVLVLLFFGNMKSQDLSKLQPYDAELTTVKYPFPVSFKTLKNQGQELKMAFMDEKPSKTNGKTIVLLHGKNFNGFYFEQTAKALLEEGFRVIMPDQIGFGKSSKPKQYQFSFQQLAENTKSILDDLKIEKFIVLGHSMGGMLATKMAVMYPNNIEKLILENPIGLEDYRNFSPYQNIDKLYASELKNTYQSYKDYQLKFYYDGKWKPEYEPWLNLVAGWTISKDFPITAWNAALTSDMIYTQPVVDDFEKIAVPTLLIIGTRDRTAIGKANAPKEMQPLMGLYQNLGKETQRKIPNSKLVELDNVGHSPHIEVFDRFIKPLLEFIKN; encoded by the coding sequence ATGAAAATAAATAAAATCGTTTACGTTCTGGTCCTACTTTTTTTCGGAAATATGAAATCTCAGGATTTATCAAAATTGCAGCCTTACGATGCAGAATTAACGACTGTAAAATATCCTTTTCCGGTGAGTTTTAAAACGCTAAAGAATCAGGGACAAGAATTAAAAATGGCTTTCATGGATGAAAAACCTTCAAAGACGAACGGAAAAACAATTGTACTTCTTCACGGTAAAAATTTCAATGGATTTTACTTTGAACAAACTGCAAAAGCACTACTTGAAGAAGGTTTTCGAGTGATTATGCCGGATCAGATTGGCTTCGGAAAATCTTCCAAACCGAAACAATATCAATTCAGTTTTCAGCAATTGGCAGAAAATACCAAATCCATTTTAGATGATTTAAAAATTGAAAAATTCATTGTATTGGGTCATTCCATGGGCGGAATGTTAGCTACCAAAATGGCCGTGATGTATCCCAATAATATTGAAAAACTCATTTTGGAGAACCCAATTGGGTTAGAAGATTACCGTAATTTTTCTCCCTATCAAAATATTGATAAGCTTTATGCTTCAGAACTGAAAAACACCTATCAATCGTACAAAGATTATCAGTTGAAATTTTATTATGACGGAAAATGGAAACCCGAATATGAACCTTGGCTGAACCTTGTTGCCGGTTGGACGATTTCGAAAGATTTCCCCATCACAGCCTGGAATGCCGCTTTAACTTCGGATATGATTTATACGCAACCCGTTGTAGATGATTTTGAAAAAATAGCTGTTCCTACCCTTTTAATTATTGGAACCCGCGACCGAACTGCCATTGGAAAAGCAAATGCCCCAAAAGAAATGCAACCTTTGATGGGACTTTACCAAAACCTAGGCAAAGAAACACAGAGGAAAATACCAAATTCAAAACTGGTTGAACTCGATAACGTAGGACATTCGCCACATATCGAAGTCTTTGACCGTTTTATAAAACCTTTACTGGAATTTATAAAGAATTAA
- a CDS encoding glycosyltransferase family 2 protein has protein sequence MDKIGIQKKQSLRDRLSRGVSKIKSLSKREFGVLIIVQILMFSAIYAVNNFSPYFEQLHFVRMQTLSGRILIFSMFSILVFQVSFLLYIAYLFFKYKAVESVSDEELPSCTIIVPAYNEGKLVYQTLISIAASDFPAHKMEVMAVDDGSSDDTWYWINKANADLGNTIAVHKQPVNKGKRHALHLGFTTGKGEVFISIDSDSVVEKNTIRNLVSPFAVNKNCGAVAGNVKVLNKNQGMIPRMLNVSFVFSFEFMRAAQSSLGFVLCTPGALSAYRREAVLHSLTDWIDQKFLGRAATIGEDRAMTNLILKQGYDVQFQKNANVLTNTPTSFKTLHKMFTRWGRSNVRETLMMNKFVFGDFRTKNKAGARFIFINQWVNLLAAFPLMFLMFYFLLTHPLLYLSSALTGTFIFASIQMLFFSKKYNFIDALWAYPYSVFYLFGLFWIFPFSIATVKNGGWLTR, from the coding sequence ATGGATAAAATAGGAATACAGAAAAAGCAATCTTTACGTGACCGACTGTCGCGTGGCGTTTCAAAAATCAAATCATTAAGTAAAAGAGAGTTCGGCGTTTTAATTATTGTACAGATTTTAATGTTCAGTGCAATTTATGCCGTCAATAATTTTTCTCCGTATTTTGAACAACTGCATTTTGTAAGAATGCAAACTCTTTCCGGACGGATTTTAATTTTTTCTATGTTTTCTATCCTGGTATTTCAGGTTTCGTTTCTACTGTATATTGCTTACCTGTTTTTTAAATATAAAGCGGTAGAGTCGGTGAGCGATGAGGAGTTGCCGAGCTGCACCATTATTGTTCCGGCTTATAATGAAGGGAAGTTGGTCTATCAAACTTTGATAAGTATTGCGGCAAGTGATTTCCCTGCCCATAAAATGGAAGTGATGGCGGTAGATGATGGTAGCAGCGATGATACGTGGTATTGGATCAATAAAGCCAATGCAGATTTGGGAAATACCATTGCGGTTCATAAACAACCGGTAAACAAAGGGAAGAGACATGCCTTGCATCTTGGATTTACCACCGGTAAAGGGGAGGTATTTATTTCGATCGACAGCGATTCTGTGGTAGAAAAAAATACCATCAGAAATTTAGTGAGCCCTTTTGCAGTGAATAAAAACTGTGGTGCGGTCGCAGGAAATGTAAAAGTTTTGAATAAAAATCAGGGAATGATCCCAAGAATGCTGAATGTGAGTTTTGTTTTTAGTTTTGAATTTATGCGGGCAGCACAGAGTTCTTTAGGGTTTGTGTTGTGTACGCCGGGTGCTTTATCGGCTTACAGAAGAGAGGCTGTTTTACATTCACTAACAGATTGGATCGATCAAAAATTTCTAGGCCGCGCTGCAACAATTGGTGAAGACCGCGCAATGACGAATCTAATTTTGAAACAAGGCTATGATGTACAGTTTCAAAAAAATGCAAACGTGTTGACCAATACGCCGACTTCATTTAAAACGCTTCATAAAATGTTTACAAGATGGGGTAGAAGCAATGTTCGTGAAACCTTAATGATGAACAAATTTGTATTTGGTGATTTTAGAACCAAAAATAAGGCAGGCGCCCGATTTATCTTCATCAATCAGTGGGTTAATTTGCTTGCTGCGTTTCCACTGATGTTTTTGATGTTCTACTTTTTATTGACGCATCCGCTTTTATATTTGAGTTCAGCCTTGACGGGAACGTTCATTTTCGCAAGTATACAGATGTTGTTCTTTAGTAAAAAATATAATTTTATTGATGCACTTTGGGCATATCCGTACAGCGTATTTTATTTATTTGGACTTTTCTGGATATTCCCCTTTTCAATTGCGACCGTTAAAAACGGAGGTTGGCTAACGAGATAA
- a CDS encoding 3-oxoadipyl-CoA thiolase, with product MKNAYIIDGTRSAIGNFKGSLAPVRTDDLMASVLKSLIEKNPDLPLDKIDDVIIGCANQAGEDNRNVARMALLLAGIPINVPGETVNRLCASGMSSIVQAMRAIKSDEGDLFIAGGVEGMSRAPYILSKSESAFGTDSKMFDSSFGWRFVNPTMEKMYGIDAMGKTAENLAELYKISREEQDEFALNSQMKATKAQESGRLAEEISDIIIPQRKGEPVVINKDEFIKPNSTLDVLGKLRPAFVKENGSVTAGNSSGLNDGAAAVLIASDEAVKNYGLKPLAKIVCSAVVGVEPKIMGIGPVEATKLALKRANLTLDQIDIIELNEAFAAQSIAVLKELGIANDDPRVNVNGGAIALGHPLGMSGTRITYSAALELQKTGKKYALATMCIGVGQGYAVILENTNI from the coding sequence ATGAAAAACGCATATATCATTGACGGAACCCGTTCAGCCATCGGAAATTTTAAAGGAAGTTTAGCTCCGGTAAGAACGGATGATTTAATGGCTTCTGTTTTAAAAAGTCTTATTGAAAAAAATCCAGATTTACCTTTAGATAAAATTGATGATGTGATTATTGGTTGTGCCAATCAAGCTGGAGAAGATAATCGTAATGTTGCGAGAATGGCATTACTTTTAGCCGGGATCCCAATTAATGTGCCGGGAGAAACGGTGAATAGGTTATGTGCTTCGGGAATGAGTTCTATCGTGCAGGCAATGAGAGCTATCAAATCTGATGAGGGCGATCTGTTTATCGCAGGCGGTGTAGAAGGAATGTCGAGAGCCCCGTATATTCTTTCTAAATCCGAATCAGCTTTCGGAACAGATTCTAAAATGTTTGATTCCAGTTTTGGATGGCGTTTTGTGAATCCCACAATGGAGAAAATGTATGGAATCGATGCCATGGGAAAAACTGCCGAAAATCTTGCAGAACTTTATAAAATATCGCGGGAAGAACAGGATGAATTTGCCTTGAACTCTCAAATGAAAGCGACAAAAGCTCAAGAAAGCGGACGATTGGCAGAGGAAATATCGGATATTATTATTCCACAAAGAAAAGGAGAACCAGTCGTTATTAATAAAGATGAATTTATCAAACCTAATTCAACTTTAGATGTTTTGGGTAAACTGAGACCGGCTTTTGTGAAAGAAAACGGCTCCGTAACCGCCGGGAATTCTTCAGGTTTAAATGACGGCGCTGCTGCCGTACTCATCGCTTCAGATGAAGCAGTAAAAAATTATGGATTGAAACCTCTCGCAAAAATTGTGTGTTCTGCCGTGGTTGGTGTTGAGCCCAAAATTATGGGAATCGGACCTGTAGAAGCCACGAAATTGGCTTTGAAAAGAGCCAACTTAACATTAGATCAAATTGATATTATAGAACTGAATGAAGCATTTGCCGCGCAAAGTATTGCAGTATTAAAGGAACTAGGAATTGCCAATGATGATCCGCGTGTAAACGTTAATGGTGGTGCAATTGCACTCGGTCACCCACTGGGAATGAGTGGAACCCGAATCACTTATTCGGCGGCTTTGGAACTTCAGAAAACCGGAAAAAAATATGCGCTGGCGACAATGTGTATTGGCGTTGGACAAGGTTACGCCGTGATTTTGGAAAATACAAATATTTAA